In Nicotiana tabacum cultivar K326 chromosome 19, ASM71507v2, whole genome shotgun sequence, one DNA window encodes the following:
- the LOC107775518 gene encoding auxin-responsive protein SAUR32-like, with amino-acid sequence MGGGERSLSLLNKHLHFSHLLIHHHHQGKKQGKKDVLPKGYLAIKVGQAEEEQQRFVVPVSYFNHPLFIQLLKEAEEVYGFDHKGNITIPCHVEHFRCVQGEIDKHHQHHHLYVPCFRA; translated from the coding sequence ATGGGTGGTGGAGAGAGGAGTCTGAGTCTTCTTAACAAACATCTGCACTTTTCTCACCTCCttattcatcatcatcatcaagggAAAAAACAGGGGAAAAAAGATGTGCTGCCCAAAGGGTATCTGGCTATAAAAGTAGGGCAAGCAGAAGAAGAGCAACAAAGATTTGTAGTCCCTGTTTCCTACTTCAATCATCCACTTTTCATTCAGTTACTCAAAGAGGCAGAGGAAGTTTATGGTTTTGATCACAAGGGAAATATTACTATTCCGTGCCATGTTGAACACTTCCGCTGCGTTCAGGGAGAAATTGATAAACACCACCAACATCACCATCTTTATGTTCCCTGCTTTAGGGCTTGA
- the LOC107775516 gene encoding CDPK-related kinase 3 has product MGQCYGKTIPTVRDSDGTTITSVAGDADHPLPATPVNNVPSVKNTPARSSANSPWPSPYPHGVVAGVTPSPARSTPRRFFKRPFPPPSPAKHIKASLARRFGHAKPPTEGPIPEDGTAEPDQSLDKNFGYNKNFGAKYELGKEIGRGHFGHTCHAKGKKGDLKDLPLAVKIISKAKMTTAISIEDVRREVKILKALSCHKHLVKFHDACEDANNVYIVMELCEGGELLDRILSRGGKYSEDDAKLIVVQILSVVAFCHLQGVVHRDLKPENFLFTSRNEDADMKLIDFGLSDFIRPDERLNDIVGSAYYVAPEVLHRSYSLEADIWSIGVITYILLCGSRPFWARTESGIFRAVLRADPNFEDLPWPSVSPEAKDFVKRLLNKDYRKRMTAAQALTHPWLRSESHPIPLDILVYKLVKSYLHATPLKRAALKALSKALTEDELVYLRAQFMLMEPSKDGRVSLENFKMALIGNATDAMKESRVPDILNAMATLSYRKLDFEEFCAAAISTYQLEALEGWEQIASVAFEHFEREGNRPISVEELARELNVGPTAHSILRDWIRSDGKLSLLGYTKFLHGVTLRSAHMRHH; this is encoded by the exons ATGGGCCAGTGTTACGGCAAGACCATCCCCACCGTTCGGGACTCTGATGGAACAACCATCACCTCCGTCGCCGGCGACGCCGATCACCCGTTACCGGCCACTCCGGTCAACAACGTTCCCTCAGTCAAAAACACACCTGCTCGATCTTCTGCTAACAGTCCTTGGCCAAGCCCTTACCCTCACGGTGTAGTAGCAGGTGTGACTCCTTCTCCCGCCAGGTCCACGCCTAGAAGGTTCTTCAAACGACCTTTTCCTCCGCCGTCTCCGGCCAAGCACATTAAGGCATCGCTCGCCAGGCGATTTGGCCATGCGAAGCCCCCGACGGAGGGGCCAATTCCCGAGGATGGTACAGCTGAGCCTGATCAGTCGCTTGATAAGAATTTTGGATACAACAAGAACTTCGGCGCTAAGTATGAATTGGGGAAAGAAATCGGccgggggcattttggtcataCCTGTCACGCCAAGGGCAAGAAAGGAGACCTTAAGGACCTCCCTCTTGCTGTCAAAATCATCTCCAAAGCTAAG ATGACAACAGCAATATCCATCGAAGATGTGCGCAGAGAAGTGAAGATTTTAAAGGCTCTTTCATGCCATAAACATCTTGTCAAATTTCACGATGCTTGTGAGGACGCAAATAATGTGTACATAGTAATGGA ATTGTGTGAAGGAGGGGAATTACTTGACAGAATATTGTCAAG AGGTGGTAAATATTCAGAGGATGATGCCAAACTTATTGTTGTCCAAATTCTAAGTGTAGTTGCATTTTGTCATCTCCAAGGTGTGGTCCATCGTGACTTGAAGCCTGAG AATTTCCTTTTCACCTCCAGAAATGAAGATGCTGACATGAAGCTTATCGATTTTGGGCTTTCTGACTTTATTAGACCAG ATGAAAGACTTAATGATATTGTGGGAAGTGCATATTATGTGGCACCAGAAGTCCTCCACAGATCTTACAGCTTGGAAGCAGATATCTGGAGTATTGGGGTGATTACCTACATTTTGTTATGTGGAAGCAGACCATTCTGGGCAAGGACAGAATCTGGAATTTTTCGTGCAGTATTGAGAGCTGACCCTAACTTTGAAGACTTGCCTTGGCCTTCTGTGTCCCCTGAGGCCAAGGACTTTGTAAAGAGGCTTTTAAATAAGGACTATCGTAAGAGGATGACTGCTGCTCAGGCTTTGA CGCATCCATGGTTGCGCAGCGAAAGCCATCCTATTCCTTTGGATATATTGGTCTATAAGTTGGTGAAGTCATATTTGCATGCTACACCTCTCAAACGTGCAGCACTAAAG GCTCTTTCTAAAGCTTTAACGGAAGATGAACTGGTTTACCTTAGAGCGCAATTCATGCTTATGGAACCTAGCAAAGATGGACGTGTTTCTCTTGAAAACTTCAAAATG GCTCTTATAGGAAATGCTACTGATGCTATGAAGGAGTCAAGGGTGCCAGATATTCTGAATGCG ATGGCAACACTGTCATATAGGAAGCTGGACTTTGAAGAATTTTGTGCTGCTGCAATCAGCACATATCAGTTGGAGGCCCTTGAGGGATGGGAGCAGATTGCATCAGTGGCATTTGAACATTTTGAGCGAGAGGGGAATCGGCCTATTTCAGTGGAGGAATTGGCTAGG GAGTTGAATGTAGGCCCAACTGCTCATTCCATtctcagagattggataagaagTGATGGAAAACTTAGTTTACTTGGATATACCAAATTTTTGCATGGTGTGACTCTTCGTAGTGCACATATGAGACATCATTAG